The Skermanella pratensis genome has a window encoding:
- a CDS encoding Crp/Fnr family transcriptional regulator codes for MKEREIGDAWKGPPQCRNCGIRDLVLFADLRRTDFSLIHMPIDEVRFKPGESLYHAGDGKPYLFTVREGTVKLVQYLPDGSHRIVRLLRRGAVAGLEALLGEPYAHTATALQPVLTCRIPRAVVDRLSTETPRLHTQLMKRWHQSLQQADDWLTELSTGSARLRLARLLLQMLDATDGDICHLPIREDVGAMLAITMETASRTVAEFRRAGLIADVGDHLVRCNREGLEDVVAEA; via the coding sequence GTGAAGGAGCGGGAGATCGGTGACGCCTGGAAGGGACCTCCGCAATGCCGGAACTGCGGCATCCGGGACCTCGTGCTGTTCGCCGACCTTCGACGGACCGACTTCAGCCTGATCCACATGCCGATCGACGAGGTCCGTTTCAAACCCGGCGAGTCGCTCTATCATGCCGGCGACGGGAAGCCCTACCTGTTCACCGTGCGCGAGGGCACGGTCAAGCTGGTGCAGTACCTGCCCGACGGATCGCACCGGATCGTCCGCCTGCTCCGCCGGGGTGCCGTCGCCGGGCTCGAGGCCCTGCTGGGCGAGCCCTACGCCCACACTGCGACGGCCCTGCAGCCCGTCCTGACCTGCCGCATCCCGCGGGCGGTGGTCGACCGCCTCAGCACCGAGACGCCACGCCTGCACACGCAGTTGATGAAGCGGTGGCACCAATCGCTCCAGCAGGCCGACGACTGGCTGACCGAGTTGTCGACCGGAAGCGCACGGCTCCGGCTGGCGCGCCTGCTGCTACAGATGCTCGATGCGACAGACGGCGACATCTGCCATCTGCCGATCCGCGAGGACGTCGGCGCCATGCTGGCGATCACCATGGAAACGGCCAGCCGCACCGTCGCCGAATTCCGCCGCGCCGGCCTGATCGCCGATGTCGGCGATCACCTGGTCCGCTGCAACCGCGAGGGACTGGAGGACGTGGTGGCGGAAGCGTAA
- a CDS encoding hydrogenase expression/formation protein: protein MKWENEEQPTGVFLGGPEAESLDLMRMPAAVRRLDRLSLPGTAPGLADAARILMAVRAALDGFTVDSPPALFPLSGLDQAAVALLDDALGEGEVGIVVSGASEYQIQESVLPGVWRVKTFDIAGGPAGNLAGDHIEVADVPGVVRAAAQGGTRAHLDIGEPPEGCMNVMPVLAELRARTAAYVKGDRNHVISFTLFPMNETDMAFLKRTLGLGPVQAVSRGYGTCRVTLTGQRHVWSVQYLNAMDTVILDTMEVGDVPVALSAADEDFQDSAERLGEILEAYFQ from the coding sequence ATGAAATGGGAGAATGAAGAGCAGCCGACCGGCGTATTCCTGGGCGGTCCGGAAGCCGAGTCTCTGGACCTGATGCGGATGCCGGCCGCCGTGCGGCGTCTCGACCGGCTGTCGCTGCCCGGAACGGCGCCGGGGCTGGCCGATGCCGCGCGCATCCTCATGGCGGTCCGCGCGGCCCTCGACGGCTTCACGGTCGACTCTCCGCCGGCGCTGTTCCCGCTCTCCGGCCTGGACCAGGCGGCGGTGGCGCTGCTCGACGACGCCCTGGGCGAGGGCGAGGTCGGCATCGTCGTTTCGGGCGCCAGCGAGTACCAGATCCAGGAATCGGTGCTGCCCGGCGTCTGGCGGGTCAAGACCTTCGACATCGCCGGCGGACCCGCCGGCAACCTGGCCGGCGACCATATCGAGGTGGCGGACGTCCCCGGCGTCGTGCGCGCCGCAGCCCAGGGCGGCACCCGCGCGCATCTCGACATCGGGGAGCCGCCGGAAGGCTGCATGAACGTCATGCCGGTGCTGGCCGAGCTTAGGGCGCGCACGGCGGCCTACGTCAAGGGCGACCGCAACCATGTCATCAGCTTCACCCTGTTCCCCATGAACGAGACGGACATGGCGTTCCTCAAGCGGACGCTCGGGCTGGGGCCGGTCCAGGCGGTCTCGCGCGGATACGGCACCTGCCGCGTCACCCTGACCGGCCAGCGCCATGTCTGGAGCGTCCAGTACCTCAACGCCATGGACACCGTGATCCTGGACACGATGGAGGTCGGCGACGTCCCGGTCGCCCTGTCGGCGGCGGACGAGGATTTCCAGGACAGCGCCGAACGGCTGGGCGAAATCCTGGAGGCCTATTTCCAATGA
- a CDS encoding HypC/HybG/HupF family hydrogenase formation chaperone, which produces MCIGIPMQVRSENGLTALCAGRGEERRVSLLLTGELPVGAWVMVHVDTAIRTLDEAEVPLINGALDALEAAGRGDPFEHLFADLIGRDPQLPEHLREQQPAPSRGKA; this is translated from the coding sequence ATGTGCATCGGCATCCCCATGCAAGTCCGCTCAGAAAATGGACTGACCGCTCTGTGTGCCGGCCGCGGCGAGGAACGCCGCGTCAGCCTGCTGCTGACCGGCGAACTGCCGGTCGGCGCCTGGGTCATGGTCCATGTGGACACCGCGATCCGCACCCTGGACGAAGCCGAGGTCCCGCTGATCAACGGCGCGCTCGACGCGCTGGAGGCGGCCGGCCGGGGCGATCCCTTCGAGCACCTGTTCGCCGACCTGATCGGCCGCGACCCCCAGCTTCCCGAACATCTCCGCGAGCAGCAGCCCGCCCCTTCACGAGGAAAAGCCTGA
- a CDS encoding Sua5/YciO/YrdC/YwlC family protein, translating into MCTVCGCGPGETRIDGLDPGTGPEHDHEHVSSNGTVFRHSRLGGFHLACDAGTPGTVTRLRALKQRNGKPFAMMVASLAEARRIAEIGPAEASLLTGPERPVVLVRPRSGTAAPRVAPDLAPDLAWLGLMLPYTPLHYLLFHEAAGRPAGTAWLDGPQGFALVMTSANPGGEPLVTGNAEAAERLGDIADCIVTHNRDIVTRSDDSVARVVGGAPMLIRRARGYVPAGIPLGRPVPQVLALGGHLKNTVCVTRGTQAFLSQHLGDLENAATLRFFEETVAHLLDILEVDPVAVAHDLHPDFLSTRHAESLGLPGIPVQHHHAHVAAVAAEYGRSGPIVGLALDGFGLGEDGDSRGGELLRVDGARCDRLGHFAPLAQPGGDAAARQPWRMAAAALHRLGRTDEIAHRFARFGNPALLVQMLDQEINCPPTTSCGRWFDAACGLLGVRNVSGFEGEAAMVLESLVTHPAVLPGGWTTDGGILDLLPLLDALRGLPPAAGADLFHGTLAAALVDWALPSVEGAEIVLSGGCVMNAVLTEGLIEGFARHGVKVLVPRRVPANDGGLSLGQAWVAAHHLIH; encoded by the coding sequence ATGTGCACGGTCTGCGGCTGCGGCCCCGGGGAGACCCGGATCGACGGACTCGATCCCGGGACCGGCCCGGAGCATGACCACGAGCATGTATCCTCCAATGGGACGGTGTTCCGTCACAGCCGCCTCGGCGGCTTCCATCTCGCCTGCGACGCCGGCACCCCCGGCACGGTCACCCGCCTCCGGGCGCTCAAGCAGCGCAACGGCAAGCCTTTCGCGATGATGGTGGCGAGCCTGGCCGAGGCACGGCGAATCGCCGAGATCGGCCCCGCCGAAGCGTCGCTCCTGACCGGCCCCGAGCGGCCGGTGGTGCTGGTCCGCCCGCGGTCCGGCACGGCCGCTCCCCGGGTCGCTCCCGATCTCGCCCCGGATCTGGCCTGGCTGGGCCTGATGCTGCCCTACACGCCCCTGCATTACCTGCTGTTCCACGAGGCGGCGGGCCGCCCGGCGGGAACCGCCTGGCTCGACGGGCCGCAAGGTTTCGCGCTGGTCATGACCAGCGCCAACCCCGGCGGAGAGCCCCTGGTGACCGGCAACGCGGAGGCGGCGGAACGGCTCGGCGACATCGCGGACTGCATCGTCACCCACAACCGGGACATCGTCACCCGCAGCGACGACAGCGTCGCGCGGGTGGTCGGCGGAGCGCCGATGCTGATCCGCCGCGCCCGCGGCTATGTCCCCGCGGGCATCCCGCTCGGCCGGCCGGTGCCCCAGGTCCTGGCCCTGGGCGGCCACCTGAAGAACACCGTCTGCGTGACCCGCGGGACGCAGGCCTTCCTCTCCCAGCACCTGGGCGACCTGGAGAACGCCGCGACGCTGCGCTTCTTCGAGGAAACGGTCGCCCACTTGCTGGACATACTGGAGGTCGATCCGGTCGCGGTTGCCCACGATCTGCATCCAGATTTCCTCTCGACACGCCACGCGGAGTCGCTCGGGCTTCCCGGCATTCCGGTCCAGCACCACCATGCCCACGTGGCGGCGGTCGCCGCAGAGTATGGCCGTTCCGGGCCGATCGTCGGCCTGGCCCTCGACGGCTTCGGGCTGGGCGAGGACGGCGACAGCCGGGGAGGAGAATTGCTGCGGGTGGACGGCGCCCGGTGCGACCGGCTGGGGCACTTCGCCCCCCTGGCCCAGCCCGGCGGCGACGCGGCGGCACGCCAGCCCTGGCGCATGGCGGCCGCAGCCCTGCACCGGCTCGGCCGGACGGACGAGATCGCGCACCGCTTCGCACGCTTCGGCAACCCTGCCTTGCTGGTCCAGATGCTCGACCAGGAAATCAACTGCCCGCCGACGACCTCGTGCGGGCGCTGGTTCGACGCGGCTTGCGGCCTGCTGGGCGTGCGCAACGTGTCGGGATTCGAGGGCGAGGCCGCGATGGTCCTGGAATCCCTGGTCACGCACCCCGCCGTGCTGCCCGGCGGCTGGACCACGGATGGCGGCATCCTCGACCTGTTGCCGCTGCTCGACGCGCTCCGCGGACTGCCGCCCGCGGCAGGCGCCGATCTGTTCCACGGCACCCTGGCCGCCGCCCTGGTCGACTGGGCTCTTCCCTCCGTGGAAGGCGCCGAGATCGTCCTGTCCGGCGGCTGCGTCATGAACGCGGTGCTGACCGAAGGCCTGATCGAGGGTTTCGCCCGGCACGGCGTCAAGGTCCTGGTGCCGCGTCGGGTACCCGCCAACGACGGCGGCCTCAGCCTTGGCCAGGCCTGGGTCGCCGCGCACCACCTGATCCACTAG
- a CDS encoding [NiFe]-hydrogenase assembly chaperone HybE has product MTAASPAAQNLFEGSFLGDATRIAPDARLECGICWTPYDPAEGDPVWQIPPGTPFAALPEDWRCPTCDAEKHKFMVLDAPAPAPAPAEPPPADPSGKLAEAYRGIARKVMSDLPLYNPRLAVEAVGFRRYGDSWLGIMVTPWFMNAVLVPGVPGAWNGTRDGVKSTHALPSGDYEFVAGHLDGVGTILNCSLFSPMFEFQEQAVARQTAEAALAALLEPESGAEASPPSPAAPAAPAPAPVEVSRRHLLRGSFGG; this is encoded by the coding sequence ATGACCGCGGCGTCCCCCGCGGCCCAGAACCTGTTCGAGGGCTCGTTCCTGGGCGACGCCACGCGGATCGCTCCGGACGCGCGGCTCGAATGCGGCATCTGCTGGACCCCCTACGACCCCGCCGAAGGCGACCCGGTCTGGCAGATCCCGCCGGGAACCCCCTTCGCGGCCCTGCCCGAGGACTGGCGCTGCCCGACCTGCGACGCGGAGAAGCACAAGTTCATGGTGCTGGACGCGCCGGCCCCAGCCCCGGCCCCGGCGGAGCCGCCGCCCGCCGACCCGTCCGGCAAGCTGGCCGAGGCGTACCGCGGGATCGCGCGGAAGGTGATGTCCGACCTGCCGCTCTACAATCCCCGGCTGGCGGTCGAGGCGGTCGGCTTCCGGCGATATGGCGACAGCTGGCTCGGCATCATGGTGACGCCCTGGTTCATGAACGCCGTCCTGGTGCCCGGGGTGCCGGGAGCCTGGAACGGCACAAGGGACGGGGTCAAGTCGACCCATGCCCTGCCGTCCGGCGACTACGAGTTCGTCGCCGGCCATCTCGACGGCGTCGGGACGATCCTGAACTGCTCGCTCTTCTCCCCCATGTTCGAGTTCCAGGAGCAGGCCGTCGCCCGCCAGACCGCCGAGGCCGCGCTCGCGGCCCTGCTCGAACCCGAGTCTGGTGCCGAGGCATCCCCGCCATCTCCCGCCGCGCCCGCGGCGCCGGCACCCGCCCCGGTCGAGGTGAGCCGCCGTCACCTGCTGCGCGGCAGCTTCGGAGGATGA
- the hypA gene encoding hydrogenase maturation nickel metallochaperone HypA encodes MALCQGILDIILDRAAEEGFSRVAMVRLRVGALSHVDPRALEFGFDVVARGSLAEGAELRIDRPAGQAFCVACSRTVALAARGDPCPACGSHQLMVVGGDELRVEELEVS; translated from the coding sequence ATGGCGCTCTGCCAGGGTATCCTCGACATCATCCTCGACCGGGCGGCGGAGGAAGGTTTCAGCCGCGTCGCGATGGTCCGTCTCCGCGTCGGGGCGCTCTCCCACGTCGATCCGCGCGCCCTGGAATTCGGGTTCGACGTGGTGGCCCGGGGATCCCTGGCCGAAGGCGCCGAGCTGAGGATCGACCGGCCGGCGGGACAGGCCTTCTGCGTGGCCTGCTCAAGGACGGTGGCTCTGGCGGCCCGGGGAGATCCCTGTCCGGCCTGCGGCAGCCACCAGTTGATGGTGGTCGGCGGCGACGAACTGCGTGTCGAAGAACTGGAGGTTTCGTGA
- a CDS encoding nickel-dependent hydrogenase large subunit, which yields MNARAGIEGTLSFQILVIDSTVADVRLKSSRATGIDRMLAGRPVADALSLVPMLFSLCGTAQGVAAARACEAAAGIVPAGAQQAARELLILGEMVASHAWQLAIEWPRLLEEAPDPGTLLGIRRAVAALAGALYPARDWTRPGGGALKPDAVVLDDALEHIAGAVVTLVGAGFAEIRDSDDLARWSRRTGTTAARLIDRVMADDMAGFGRSGVAKLPGLPDRWFADRLSADPDFATAPDLDGGPAETGALGRVAGAPLMVALTACFGNGLLPRFAARLVDLAGLPARMRDTAKLLEAARPAPPDAAQGASGSGAGSAETARGRLAHWVALNRGAVTAYRSVAPNEWNFHPRGAFVRGLVGLPADDGLRRRVDLLIAALDPCVPCSVMMEERAGA from the coding sequence ATGAACGCGCGCGCCGGCATCGAAGGTACGCTCTCGTTCCAGATCCTGGTCATCGACTCCACGGTGGCCGACGTGCGCCTGAAATCGTCGCGCGCAACCGGCATCGACCGCATGTTGGCGGGGCGCCCGGTGGCCGACGCCCTGTCGCTGGTCCCCATGCTGTTCAGCCTGTGCGGAACCGCCCAGGGCGTCGCCGCCGCCCGGGCCTGCGAGGCGGCGGCCGGCATCGTCCCGGCGGGCGCCCAGCAGGCCGCGCGCGAGCTTCTGATCCTGGGCGAAATGGTCGCCAGCCACGCCTGGCAACTGGCTATCGAGTGGCCGCGCCTGCTGGAGGAGGCGCCGGACCCCGGCACCCTGCTCGGGATCCGCCGGGCCGTGGCGGCGCTTGCCGGAGCGCTCTATCCCGCGCGTGACTGGACCCGGCCCGGCGGCGGCGCGCTCAAACCCGACGCCGTGGTCCTGGACGATGCGCTGGAGCATATCGCCGGCGCGGTCGTGACGCTGGTCGGCGCCGGCTTCGCGGAGATCCGCGACAGCGACGATCTTGCCCGCTGGAGCCGCCGGACCGGCACGACGGCGGCCCGGCTGATCGACCGCGTCATGGCGGACGACATGGCGGGCTTCGGGCGCAGCGGGGTAGCCAAACTGCCCGGCCTGCCGGACCGCTGGTTCGCCGACCGGCTCTCCGCCGATCCGGACTTCGCCACGGCCCCGGACCTGGACGGCGGGCCGGCGGAGACCGGTGCCCTGGGCCGGGTCGCCGGCGCGCCGCTGATGGTCGCCTTGACCGCTTGCTTCGGCAACGGCCTGCTGCCGCGTTTCGCGGCACGGCTGGTCGACCTGGCGGGCCTGCCGGCCCGGATGCGCGACACCGCAAAGCTGCTGGAAGCCGCCCGGCCGGCCCCGCCGGACGCGGCCCAGGGAGCCTCAGGCTCCGGCGCGGGCTCGGCGGAGACCGCGCGCGGCAGGCTCGCCCACTGGGTCGCGCTGAACCGGGGAGCGGTGACCGCCTACCGGTCGGTCGCTCCCAACGAGTGGAATTTCCACCCGCGCGGCGCCTTCGTGCGCGGGCTCGTGGGGCTGCCGGCCGACGACGGCCTGCGCCGGAGGGTCGATCTGCTGATCGCCGCGCTGGACCCCTGCGTTCCCTGCTCCGTGATGATGGAGGAACGCGCCGGTGCATGA
- a CDS encoding HyaD/HybD family hydrogenase maturation endopeptidase: protein MSIESGRPVLVLGIGNILWADEGFGVRCVEELHRRWSFPEDVLVMDGGTQGLYLVHYVKAARRVIVFDAIDYGEEPGTLKLVRGDEVPKFTGAKKMSLHQTGFQDVLSAAELLGGTLDDILLIGVQAVELEDYGGSLTPPVRARVEPALAIAVEQLACWGYPAAPRTDAPDDLLHGGIGLADYEAGRPSAEDACRVGDSRFFA, encoded by the coding sequence GTGAGCATCGAATCCGGTCGTCCCGTCCTCGTCCTGGGCATCGGCAACATCCTCTGGGCCGACGAGGGCTTTGGCGTGCGGTGCGTGGAGGAACTGCACCGCCGCTGGAGTTTTCCCGAAGACGTCCTGGTGATGGACGGCGGCACCCAGGGCCTTTACCTCGTCCACTACGTCAAGGCGGCCCGCCGGGTGATCGTGTTCGACGCGATCGACTATGGCGAGGAGCCGGGAACCTTGAAGCTGGTGCGCGGCGACGAGGTGCCCAAGTTCACGGGCGCCAAGAAGATGAGCCTGCACCAGACCGGCTTCCAGGACGTGCTGAGCGCCGCCGAACTGCTGGGCGGCACCCTTGACGACATCCTGCTGATCGGCGTCCAGGCCGTCGAACTGGAAGACTACGGCGGGAGCCTGACCCCGCCGGTCCGGGCCCGGGTCGAGCCGGCCCTGGCCATCGCCGTCGAGCAGCTGGCGTGCTGGGGCTATCCGGCGGCGCCGCGAACCGACGCTCCCGATGATCTGCTTCACGGCGGCATCGGTCTCGCCGATTACGAAGCCGGCCGCCCCTCCGCCGAAGACGCCTGCCGCGTCGGCGACTCCCGCTTCTTCGCCTGA
- the cybH gene encoding Ni/Fe-hydrogenase, b-type cytochrome subunit: MTAHVDKTPAASSADDEIADLATARNHLQVRQTAIYVYEWPVRLWHWVNAAAILVLAVTGYLIGSPPGSQPGEASDAYLMGYIRFAHFAAGFVMAIGMAGRIYWAFVGNVHARQMFVLPFWSGKFWREVLVEAQWYAFMRDYPKKYIGHNPLAQLAMVTIYSVGSIFMIVTGFALYSEGAGQDSWFDTLFGWVIPLAGNSQNLHTIHHLGMWVIVTFVIIHVYAAIREDIMSRQSMISTMISGWRMFKDDGK, translated from the coding sequence ATGACCGCGCATGTCGACAAGACCCCGGCAGCATCCTCCGCCGACGACGAGATCGCCGATCTCGCGACCGCGCGGAACCATCTCCAGGTCCGCCAGACCGCCATCTACGTCTACGAGTGGCCGGTCCGCCTGTGGCACTGGGTGAACGCCGCCGCGATCCTGGTGCTCGCCGTCACCGGCTACCTGATCGGCTCGCCGCCGGGCTCCCAGCCGGGAGAGGCGAGCGACGCCTACCTGATGGGCTACATCCGCTTCGCCCACTTCGCCGCCGGCTTCGTGATGGCGATCGGCATGGCGGGGCGGATCTACTGGGCGTTCGTCGGCAATGTCCATGCCCGCCAGATGTTCGTCCTGCCGTTCTGGTCGGGCAAGTTCTGGCGGGAAGTGCTGGTCGAGGCGCAGTGGTACGCCTTCATGCGCGACTACCCGAAGAAGTATATCGGCCACAACCCGCTGGCCCAGCTCGCCATGGTGACGATCTACAGCGTCGGCAGCATCTTCATGATCGTCACCGGCTTCGCGCTCTACTCCGAGGGGGCGGGTCAGGATAGCTGGTTCGACACGCTGTTCGGCTGGGTGATCCCGCTGGCCGGCAACTCGCAGAACCTGCACACGATCCATCATCTCGGCATGTGGGTGATCGTCACCTTCGTGATCATCCACGTCTATGCCGCGATCCGCGAGGACATCATGAGCCGGCAGAGCATGATCAGCACCATGATCAGCGGCTGGCGGATGTTCAAGGACGACGGCAAGTGA
- a CDS encoding hydrogenase accessory protein yields the protein MPATVIERLIAIENCPVITGDTVDRFLDGSGMAILFFTGDPRQRPESNDVAVVLRELNTVFPGRLRIGIVDQAAEAALKPRFGVLVVPTLVYMRRGEFVGLIPRIQDWQSYVEKTRAFLGAAPPSP from the coding sequence ATGCCCGCAACGGTCATCGAACGCCTTATCGCGATCGAGAACTGCCCGGTGATCACTGGGGACACGGTCGATCGTTTCCTGGACGGCAGCGGAATGGCGATCCTCTTCTTCACCGGCGATCCGCGCCAGAGGCCGGAAAGCAACGACGTCGCCGTCGTCCTGCGCGAGCTCAACACGGTATTCCCCGGCCGCCTGCGCATCGGCATCGTCGACCAGGCGGCCGAGGCCGCGCTCAAGCCCCGTTTCGGCGTGCTGGTCGTGCCCACCCTCGTCTACATGCGGCGGGGCGAGTTCGTCGGCCTGATCCCCCGGATCCAGGACTGGCAGAGCTACGTCGAGAAGACGCGCGCCTTCCTCGGAGCCGCGCCGCCAAGCCCCTGA
- a CDS encoding HypC/HybG/HupF family hydrogenase formation chaperone encodes MCLALPARIVEIHSDDSATVSLGGVRKQVSTALIEEPAVGDYVIVHVGYALSRLDPAEAERTLALLAALDRSAPEQEDAAA; translated from the coding sequence ATGTGCCTCGCCTTGCCCGCCCGGATCGTCGAGATCCACAGTGACGACAGCGCCACGGTGTCGCTGGGAGGCGTGCGCAAGCAGGTCTCCACCGCGCTGATCGAGGAACCGGCCGTGGGCGATTATGTGATCGTCCATGTCGGCTACGCGCTGTCCAGGCTCGATCCGGCGGAAGCCGAACGGACCCTGGCGCTCCTCGCCGCCCTGGACCGGTCCGCACCCGAGCAGGAGGATGCCGCCGCATGA
- the hypE gene encoding hydrogenase expression/formation protein HypE, producing MQDDRRPFTRKLDLKNGQVDMSHGSGGKAMAQLVEEMFGAAFDNPLLARRNDQAVFDPPPGRLAVTTDSYVVSPLFFPGGDIGSLAVHGTVNDLAMAGARPLYLTAGFIIEEGFALRDLARIVASMAAAAAGAGVAIVTGDTKVVERGKGDGVFINTTGIGVVPPGVAPSGDRARPGDAVLVSGFVGDHGVAIMSTRENLSFETTIASDSAALHGLVAAMVGAVPDIHVLRDPTRGGLATTLNEIARQSGVGMLLDERAIPVRGEVAAACELLGLDPLYVANEGKLVAICAPGDAARLLEAMRGHPLGMDAAVIGTVIDDDHRFVQLRTTFGGKRIVDWLAGEQLPRIC from the coding sequence ATGCAGGACGACCGCCGGCCTTTCACCCGCAAGCTGGACCTGAAGAACGGCCAAGTCGACATGAGCCACGGCAGCGGCGGGAAGGCCATGGCCCAGCTGGTCGAGGAGATGTTCGGCGCGGCCTTCGACAATCCGTTGCTGGCCCGCCGCAACGACCAGGCGGTCTTCGACCCGCCGCCCGGCCGGCTGGCGGTCACCACCGACAGCTATGTGGTTTCTCCGCTGTTCTTTCCGGGCGGCGACATCGGCTCGCTGGCGGTTCACGGCACGGTCAACGACCTTGCGATGGCCGGCGCCAGGCCGCTCTACCTGACGGCGGGGTTCATCATCGAGGAAGGCTTCGCACTCCGCGATCTCGCCCGGATCGTCGCCTCGATGGCGGCTGCTGCGGCCGGAGCCGGCGTCGCGATCGTGACCGGTGACACCAAGGTGGTCGAGCGCGGCAAGGGTGACGGCGTCTTCATCAACACGACGGGCATCGGCGTGGTGCCGCCAGGCGTGGCTCCGTCCGGCGACAGGGCACGGCCCGGCGACGCCGTGCTGGTCAGCGGCTTCGTCGGGGATCACGGCGTGGCGATCATGTCCACACGCGAGAATCTCAGTTTCGAGACGACCATCGCCTCCGACAGCGCGGCGCTTCACGGCCTGGTGGCGGCCATGGTCGGCGCGGTCCCGGACATCCACGTGCTGCGCGACCCGACGCGCGGCGGCCTGGCGACCACGCTCAACGAGATCGCGCGGCAATCCGGGGTCGGCATGCTGCTCGACGAGCGGGCGATCCCGGTCCGCGGGGAGGTCGCCGCCGCCTGCGAGTTGCTGGGCCTCGATCCCCTCTATGTGGCGAACGAGGGCAAGCTGGTCGCAATCTGCGCGCCCGGGGATGCCGCCCGGCTGCTGGAGGCGATGCGCGGCCATCCGCTGGGCATGGACGCCGCCGTCATCGGAACGGTGATTGACGACGACCACCGCTTCGTGCAACTGCGGACAACGTTCGGCGGAAAGCGCATCGTGGACTGGCTGGCCGGTGAGCAGTTGCCCCGGATCTGTTGA
- the purU gene encoding formyltetrahydrofolate deformylase, translating to MTARYILTISCPDTVGIVAAVSGFLAERGCNIIDSAQFGDRTSDLFFLRIFLAAPAEGPDREALAAQFADVAQRFGMTWHLHDAERPQRLLILVSKFGHCLNDLLYRYRVGGLNVEIPAIVSNHRDFYQLAAWHNVPFHYLPVKSDNKAEQEARLWEIIAQERIDLVVLARYMQVLSPELCERLAGRAINIHHSFLPSFKGAKPYHQAFARGVKLIGATAHYVTSNLDEGPIIEQEVERVDHTRTPEDLVEVGRDVESVVLARAVKYHIEHRVLLNGSKTVVFR from the coding sequence ATGACCGCCCGCTACATCCTGACCATTTCATGCCCGGACACCGTCGGCATCGTCGCGGCCGTATCCGGCTTCCTGGCGGAGCGGGGCTGCAACATCATCGACAGCGCGCAGTTCGGCGACCGGACCAGCGACCTGTTCTTCCTGCGCATCTTCCTCGCCGCCCCGGCCGAGGGACCCGACCGCGAGGCCCTGGCGGCGCAGTTCGCCGACGTCGCCCAACGGTTCGGGATGACCTGGCACCTGCACGACGCGGAGCGCCCGCAGCGCCTGCTGATCCTGGTCTCGAAGTTCGGCCACTGCCTCAACGACCTGCTCTACCGGTATCGGGTGGGCGGCCTGAACGTCGAGATCCCGGCGATCGTGTCGAACCATCGCGACTTCTACCAACTCGCGGCCTGGCACAACGTCCCGTTCCACTATCTGCCGGTCAAGTCCGACAACAAGGCTGAGCAGGAAGCTCGGCTGTGGGAGATCATCGCGCAGGAGCGTATCGACCTGGTCGTGCTGGCGCGCTACATGCAAGTGCTCTCGCCCGAGCTTTGCGAGCGGCTGGCCGGGCGCGCGATCAACATCCACCACTCGTTCCTGCCCAGCTTCAAGGGCGCCAAACCCTATCACCAGGCCTTCGCGCGCGGCGTCAAGCTGATCGGGGCAACCGCCCACTACGTGACGTCCAACCTGGACGAAGGTCCGATCATCGAGCAGGAGGTCGAACGCGTCGACCACACCCGCACCCCGGAGGATCTGGTGGAAGTCGGCCGCGACGTGGAGAGCGTGGTGCTGGCCCGCGCCGTCAAGTACCACATCGAGCACAGGGTCCTGCTGAACGGCAGCAAGACGGTGGTGTTCAGGTAG